In Flavobacterium cerinum, one genomic interval encodes:
- a CDS encoding metallophosphoesterase family protein yields the protein MRVALFSDIHGKILLPFKLVDLYQKETGNKIDFILQCGDIGAYPDLENLDKATIKHAQYDRDELGFFDDFTKENQEIKSFLDYLNINMICVRGNHEDHDFLDHLEKENDQDSLFPIDIYKRVFVCKSGLKQELVIENETLSFVGIGRIGDRKGRTEKRFIQDYERTEIKKLLKTKDIFDVLITHDKDDSGQRGYGMSEIRTVLDQVIFHYHFYGHTGEPFKQETDFNGITQSVKIKELEFNESGILERGCMIIVTKENGKLDIEIVDQKLTNKMTKFNWKAQ from the coding sequence ATGAGAGTTGCCCTTTTTTCAGACATACACGGTAAAATATTGTTGCCTTTCAAATTAGTTGATTTATACCAGAAAGAAACCGGGAATAAGATTGATTTCATTTTGCAATGCGGAGATATCGGTGCTTATCCTGATCTTGAAAATTTAGATAAAGCGACTATAAAACACGCCCAATATGACCGAGATGAACTAGGTTTTTTTGACGACTTTACAAAAGAGAATCAAGAAATAAAGTCATTTTTAGACTATCTGAATATCAATATGATTTGTGTCCGTGGTAATCACGAAGACCATGACTTTTTAGACCATCTGGAAAAGGAAAATGATCAAGACAGCCTATTCCCGATTGATATTTACAAAAGGGTATTTGTTTGCAAATCGGGCTTAAAACAAGAACTGGTAATCGAAAATGAAACACTGTCTTTTGTTGGTATCGGTCGAATCGGTGACCGGAAAGGAAGAACCGAAAAGCGGTTTATTCAAGACTATGAAAGAACGGAAATTAAAAAACTGCTGAAAACAAAAGATATTTTTGACGTCTTAATTACACACGATAAAGATGATAGCGGTCAAAGAGGCTACGGTATGTCCGAAATCAGAACGGTATTAGACCAGGTTATTTTTCATTACCACTTTTACGGACATACCGGAGAACCTTTTAAACAGGAAACCGATTTTAACGGCATAACCCAATCCGTAAAAATAAAAGAACTTGAATTTAATGAAAGTGGAATTTTAGAAAGAGGTTGCATGATTATAGTAACAAAAGAAAACGGAAAATTAGACATTGAAATTGTTGATCAAAAGTTGACAAATAAAATGACTAAATTTAACTGGAAAGCACAATAA
- a CDS encoding glutaminyl-peptide cyclotransferase yields MKKYNAFAFILLSSFFFSCDNGKKNEEILFSLDTTDLKEVYQPKESLALAVKSAENKTIDSIIYYINDKKVGSIKGNQKFVFALKDQKLGYQNIKALVYFEGNTNEATGRIELVSDIQPKLLSYKILNTYPHDIKAYTQGLEFYRDTLIESTGNGAGNGTGLRGTSSLRKTDYKTGKVYKIVELPQTVFGEGATILNNKVYQLTYQNNEAYVYNADTFAKEKTFPYFKQMEGWGLSNDGKNLFMSDGTEKIWFVNPENFKEVDYINVYTAGSKIKAVNEMEWIDGKIYANIYTKDAIAIIDPKSGAVEAIINLSDLKSKVTAHPDLDVLNGIAYNPKTKTIFVTGKNWDKMFEIKIEN; encoded by the coding sequence ATGAAAAAGTATAATGCATTCGCATTCATTTTATTAAGCTCTTTTTTCTTCTCTTGTGACAACGGAAAAAAAAATGAAGAAATTTTATTTAGCCTCGATACAACTGACCTAAAAGAGGTATATCAGCCTAAAGAAAGCCTGGCATTGGCTGTAAAAAGTGCCGAAAACAAAACAATCGACTCAATTATTTATTACATCAATGATAAAAAAGTGGGTAGCATCAAAGGCAACCAAAAATTCGTTTTTGCCTTAAAAGATCAAAAATTAGGTTATCAAAATATTAAAGCATTGGTTTATTTTGAAGGAAACACCAATGAAGCTACCGGTCGAATCGAGTTAGTTTCGGATATTCAACCCAAATTATTAAGTTATAAAATACTAAACACCTACCCTCACGATATTAAAGCCTATACACAGGGATTGGAATTTTATCGTGATACTTTAATAGAGAGTACCGGAAACGGCGCCGGAAACGGAACAGGATTACGAGGTACATCGAGTTTACGTAAAACCGATTATAAAACCGGAAAAGTGTATAAAATTGTAGAATTACCGCAAACCGTATTCGGTGAGGGCGCTACGATATTAAACAACAAAGTATACCAACTTACCTACCAGAATAACGAAGCCTACGTTTATAATGCAGATACTTTTGCTAAAGAAAAGACCTTCCCTTACTTTAAACAAATGGAAGGATGGGGATTATCGAACGACGGTAAAAACCTTTTTATGTCGGACGGAACTGAAAAAATCTGGTTTGTAAATCCTGAAAACTTTAAGGAAGTCGACTATATCAATGTATATACAGCCGGTTCGAAAATTAAAGCGGTAAACGAAATGGAATGGATTGACGGAAAAATTTATGCCAATATCTATACAAAAGATGCAATCGCGATTATCGATCCGAAAAGCGGTGCCGTTGAAGCCATTATCAACCTAAGCGATCTGAAGTCGAAAGTAACGGCACATCCGGATCTTGATGTTTTAAACGGAATCGCATACAATCCGAAAACAAAAACCATTTTTGTAACCGGTAAAAACTGGGATAAAATGTTTGAGATTAAGATCGAAAACTAA
- a CDS encoding SDR family oxidoreductase, protein MGKVVLITGGSSGIGKAIGELLFQKGYTVYGTSRNPEKVQQTIFPLIALDVRQTDTIHQAVKTIIDKEGRLDVLINNAGVGITGPLEEIPADEIRNNFETNLFGPIEVMKSVLPYMRQQNSGLIINITSIAGYMGLPYRSVYSASKGALELITEAMRMEVKSFGIHITNVAPGDFVTNIASGRYHAPLVIGSAYEIPYGNTLNMMNDHVDSGSDPNQMAEAVLAIIQNPNPKIHYKVGAFMQKFSIVLKRVLPDKVYEKLLMNHYKL, encoded by the coding sequence ATGGGAAAAGTGGTTTTAATTACCGGAGGCTCATCGGGCATAGGAAAAGCTATCGGTGAGTTGTTATTCCAAAAAGGATATACGGTTTACGGAACCAGTCGGAATCCGGAAAAAGTACAGCAAACGATTTTTCCGCTAATTGCATTGGATGTACGCCAAACCGACACCATTCATCAGGCTGTTAAAACGATTATTGATAAAGAAGGAAGACTTGACGTATTGATCAATAATGCAGGAGTAGGAATAACAGGACCATTGGAAGAAATTCCGGCAGATGAGATCCGAAATAACTTTGAAACCAATCTTTTCGGACCGATCGAAGTAATGAAGTCGGTTTTACCGTATATGCGCCAACAAAATTCAGGATTGATCATTAATATAACGTCAATAGCCGGCTATATGGGATTGCCGTATCGCAGTGTCTATTCGGCATCCAAAGGTGCTTTAGAATTGATCACGGAAGCCATGCGGATGGAAGTAAAGTCATTTGGTATTCATATTACGAATGTCGCACCGGGCGATTTTGTTACAAATATCGCTTCAGGACGCTATCATGCACCGTTGGTTATAGGTTCGGCCTATGAAATTCCATATGGAAATACATTGAATATGATGAATGATCATGTCGACAGTGGAAGTGATCCGAATCAAATGGCGGAAGCGGTATTGGCTATTATACAAAACCCGAATCCGAAAATCCATTATAAGGTAGGCGCTTTTATGCAGAAATTTTCCATTGTGCTAAAAAGAGTACTGCCGGATAAAGTATATGAAAAATTATTAATGAACCATTATAAGTTGTAA
- the fsa gene encoding fructose-6-phosphate aldolase, with protein MKFFIDTANLEQIKEAQALGVLDGVTTNPSLMAKEGITGTNNILKHYVDICNIVDGDVSAEVIATDYEGMIKEGEELAELHEQIVVKIPMTKEGIKACKYFSDRGIKTNVTLVFSAGQALLAAKAGATYVSPFLGRLDDISTDGLNLIDEIRQIYDNYAFDTQILAASIRHTMHVVNCAKIGADVMTGPLSSILGLLKHPLTDIGLAQFLADYEKGNK; from the coding sequence ATGAAATTTTTTATTGACACAGCTAATTTAGAGCAAATTAAAGAAGCACAGGCATTAGGAGTATTGGATGGCGTAACAACGAATCCGTCGTTAATGGCTAAAGAAGGAATTACCGGAACGAATAATATATTAAAACACTATGTAGATATCTGCAATATTGTTGACGGTGATGTAAGTGCTGAAGTAATTGCTACCGATTACGAAGGAATGATCAAAGAAGGAGAAGAATTAGCTGAATTACACGAACAAATCGTTGTAAAGATTCCGATGACAAAAGAAGGAATCAAAGCTTGTAAATATTTTTCGGATCGTGGTATCAAAACAAATGTAACTTTGGTGTTTTCAGCAGGTCAGGCTTTATTGGCTGCTAAAGCAGGAGCTACTTATGTTTCGCCGTTCCTGGGACGTTTGGATGATATTTCTACTGACGGTTTAAACCTGATTGATGAGATTCGTCAGATCTATGATAACTATGCTTTTGACACGCAAATTTTAGCGGCTTCTATTCGTCATACAATGCACGTAGTGAACTGTGCTAAAATCGGAGCAGATGTAATGACAGGTCCGTTATCATCGATTTTAGGTTTACTAAAACACCCGTTAACCGATATCGGTTTGGCTCAGTTTTTAGCGGATTACGAAAAAGGAAACAAATAA
- a CDS encoding TlpA family protein disulfide reductase yields the protein MFAHIKNVILPLSTVLICSLSSCNKKFESDNYTAYFGGEVINPLSRYVLFCKDNKVLDTLTLDEKNRFFKKFDSLTPGMYTFRHDPEYQYVYFDKNDSLMVRINSGDFDNSIVFCGRGDQKNNFLMEMYLKNESDKNNMFDLFDRDYEKFTKSIDSIYDRKKAFYLRKKTEINWDEKFDLYAKGSLDFNHLAKKEIYPFAHERRTGEAINNKLPKNYYDFRKEIDFNNAQLTNYSPFVRYLTAMLNNVAYSEPDHHFNLEETAIESNIKKLNIADTLFKNEKIKNSVLNNIAFMYLLEDQNMHNKKKFFDRYSQLSTDNSSHNEIKKIGDAIQMLTEGKKLPAADLINKEGQKVDLNQISNGKQTVLFFWTSNAKAHMVTVHKKVNDLKKKFPDLNFISINVDDSEQEWKQILSQYQFENTTELHAANFEALKDHWVITKIQRTILLQPNGMIKNAFVSLFDSDFEKNLK from the coding sequence ATGTTTGCCCATATTAAAAACGTAATACTCCCGTTATCTACTGTGCTGATTTGTTCGCTCTCTTCCTGTAACAAGAAGTTTGAAAGCGATAATTATACGGCTTATTTTGGCGGTGAAGTCATTAACCCTCTTAGTCGTTATGTTCTTTTTTGCAAAGACAATAAGGTCTTAGACACCCTTACTTTAGACGAAAAGAACCGTTTTTTCAAAAAATTCGACTCTTTGACGCCGGGCATGTACACTTTTAGACACGATCCTGAATATCAATACGTCTATTTCGATAAGAATGACAGTTTGATGGTGCGTATTAATTCCGGTGATTTTGACAATTCGATCGTTTTTTGCGGTCGCGGCGATCAGAAAAACAACTTCCTGATGGAGATGTACCTGAAAAATGAATCCGACAAAAACAATATGTTTGATCTTTTTGACCGGGATTATGAAAAATTCACCAAAAGCATTGATTCAATCTACGATCGCAAAAAGGCCTTTTATCTTCGCAAAAAGACCGAAATTAACTGGGACGAAAAATTTGATTTGTATGCTAAAGGTAGCTTAGATTTTAACCATCTGGCTAAAAAAGAGATCTATCCTTTTGCCCACGAACGACGAACCGGTGAAGCCATCAACAATAAACTTCCGAAAAATTATTACGATTTTAGAAAAGAAATCGATTTTAATAATGCGCAACTAACTAATTATTCCCCTTTTGTTCGTTATCTGACCGCCATGTTAAACAATGTGGCCTATTCAGAACCGGATCATCATTTTAATCTTGAAGAAACCGCAATTGAAAGCAATATTAAAAAACTGAATATCGCGGATACATTATTTAAAAATGAAAAGATTAAAAACAGCGTTCTGAATAATATTGCATTTATGTATTTGCTGGAAGATCAGAATATGCACAATAAGAAAAAGTTCTTTGATCGTTATTCGCAATTATCGACCGACAACAGTAGTCATAATGAAATTAAAAAGATCGGAGATGCTATTCAGATGCTAACAGAAGGCAAAAAATTACCTGCTGCCGATTTGATTAATAAAGAAGGGCAAAAAGTAGATCTGAATCAGATAAGCAACGGAAAACAAACCGTACTGTTTTTCTGGACTTCAAATGCAAAAGCCCATATGGTTACGGTGCATAAAAAGGTAAATGATTTAAAGAAAAAATTCCCGGATCTGAATTTTATTTCCATCAATGTGGATGATTCCGAACAAGAATGGAAACAAATTTTATCACAATACCAGTTTGAAAATACCACCGAATTGCATGCGGCTAATTTTGAAGCATTAAAGGATCACTGGGTAATTACTAAGATTCAGCGTACCATTTTACTACAGCCAAACGGCATGATCAAGAATGCTTTTGTAAGCCTTTTTGATTCTGATTTTGAAAAGAACCTAAAATAA